DNA sequence from the Vicingaceae bacterium genome:
CACAGTGATTATTAAAGTTGGGGGAACTTCTTTTTTACAAGATGGAAGGGCAAATGCTAATACAAAAACCGCAGTTAAAAACAATGTTAAGGTGTGTTTCATATTTTAATTTTTTATTGTCTTTAAATATACTTTTCTTAAAATTGCACATACAAAGATAAAAAATTTTTTTGCTATGAAGATATACAAATTATTTTTTTTTGTTGTGATAATTTTTATGTTTACTTCTTTCAACACTTATACAGAAAAAAGAACCAAGGTGAAAATTGAAACTTCCATGGGGACAATTGTTGTGGAACTGTATAATGAAACCCCCAAACACCGTGACAATTTCATCAAATTGGTGCAAAAAGGATTCTATGACGGCACATTATTTCATAGAGTAATAAGGGAATTCATGATACAAGGTGGTGATCCGGATTCAAAAAACGCCAAAAAAGGGGCAATATTAGGCAATGGAGGCCCAGGGTATACTATTCCGGCCGAATTCAAGCCGCATTTGTTCCATAAAAAAGGGGCACTTGCCGCTGCACGTTTAGGGGATGATATCAATCCCAAAAAAGAATCATCAGGAAGTCAATTTTATATTGTGCAAGGCAGGAAATTTACTGTGGATCAACTAAAAATGTATGAGGTCAGATTGAAAACAAAATTTTCGGAAGAGCAAATAAAAGCATACACCACCTTGGGAGGCGCTCCTCATTTGGATGGTTCATATACGGTTTTTGGACAAGTGGTGAACGGTCTGGATGTAGTGGACAAAATTGCATCTGTGCCCACCGATCAATATGACAGACCGCTTGAAGATGTCAAAGTTTTATCAATGAAAATTTTGAAATGAATATTTATGAGTTTGATCAAAAATATTGCAGATCTTTCCAGTCAGGCATTAAATGAAAAAATTAATACCGCCAAGGATTTGGAAGATTATCGCATCAAATGGTTGGGAAATAACGGCATTATAAAATCGCTTTATGCCGAATTGAAAAATATAGACCCTGCACACAAAAAGGAAGCAGGAAAAGCCATCAACGAGTTGAGGTCACTCGTTGAGGAAAGAATTCAGGGCCTAAAAAAGAACCTTGACTCCACTGCTCAAATCAAAAATTTGCCTGATTTCACTTTAAAAGCAACTCTTCATGAGCAAGGATGTCAACATCCGATAACGATTGTTACCCGGAAAATTATTGATATTTTTAAAGAGATTGGATTTGATGTATCGACCGGACCTGAAATTGAAGACGATTGGCACAACTTTTCAGCTTTAAACTTTCCGGAAGATCATCCTGCCAGAGATATGCAAGACACTTTTTTCCTGAAGAATTTCCCTCTCTTATTACGCACCCACACTTCATCCGTCCAAATCAGGGTGATGGAAAATCAAAAACCTCCCATTCGCACATTGTCTCCCGGAAGAGTATATCGCAACGAAGCCATTTCTGCAAGAGCCCATTGTTTTTTTCATCAAGTGGAGGGATTGTATGTTGACAAGAAAGTTTCTTTCATGGATCTAAAAAATACATTGAATTATTTTGCAAAAAGAATGTTTGGCGATATTGCCCAAACGCGTTGGCGTCCTTCATATTTTCCTTTTACCGAACCATCTGCCGAAGTTGATGTTTCTTGCACTATCTGCAATGGAAAAGGATGCAATGTTTGTAAATACAGCGGATGGCTCGAAATATTGGGATGTGGTATGGTCGATCCTCAGGTGCTCAACAACTGTCAAATCGACACTGATCTTTATTCCGGTTTTGCATTTGGTATGGGCGTGGAAAGAATTGCACAATTGTTATACCGTGTATCGGATATTAGAATGTATTCCGAAAACGATATAAGATTTCTACAAAAATTCAAGCCAAGTATTCTGTAATAAACATACTAAACTAAATTACATGCTGCCGGGAAGTATTGAATAATAGGATAAAATTGGAGCAGTTACTCTGAATAAATTGAAATTAATTTTTTAATATCCCTGTTATTTCCTTAACATAACCGGTCACATTTTGTAACTCAATGATGCCACATATTTCAAGGTCATTGTTGATTTCAAATATATAATTGCTTAATTTGTCAACTATTCTATCCCAAAAATTTATATGATATAAAGGATGGATACAATGATTAATCAAAAAATGAACAGCTTTTTCGCTTTGTTCAAAATCGGTTTGTTTAAATTGTTCAACATAAGAAAAATCCACCGGCTGCTTTCGAAGATATGTTTCAATGGTTGGTGAAATCAGGTGTCTGTATGCAATTAAAGCAACCCAGGAGCCATAGGGAGTTTCGTTCAAAATTTCTTCCATTAATTGCTTAACCTTATTTAGAGAGGTCAATACAAATGGTTTGATTAATGTATCCGGATATATGAAAATTAATTTTTTCAATTCATTTGACAAGCATTCGTAATGATTCCGGAATGGTTTTAATAATTGCAGCTGAAGAAAAGAGGCATCGAATGGTAAAGTAGTTGCAATGTTTAAATTGGATTGGATTACTTGAAAAAGAATATTCTTTTTCCAATTCATTAAATGTATGAAGGGCAAAATGTGATCATTTGAATCGTCATATTGGCATTCCTCCCCATATGCATGGTTAATATTTGAGATGTTGAATGCAGGAACATTATATACGTCCAAAGCTTTGCATATATCTAAATACTCTTCTTTTGTCCAATAAAACATAAAAGATTCTACTTTTTGATCAGCAAATTGAAGTATATCTTGAAGGGCGAAAGGTTTCTCAGCCAATTTGTCGATTATCTCGGGTGGTATATTCATTTTGTAAACTTTTTTACAAATTTCCATTCATCTAATCAAATATTCAAATTTTTAAGAAAAAAGAAATTCACAAACGCATAAAGATTAATCAACAATTCATTAACAAGTTGTTAAAATTGATTTCCAACAGCATGAAAAAAGACAGTCAGTGCATGATTATCGAATAGATTTTAATATTTAAACCACTTAAAAGATTTGACTTGACTATCGGCATGAAGCAACAAAAAATACATACCTTGCGAGAGATATGTATTTATATTCAAATCTAACTTCGTTCTTTGCTTGTTTAACGAATGCTTACCTTCAGAAATCAATTTTCCTCCGGATGAATAAACCCACCATTGTAAATTTTCGTATCCATCAGGTATATTCAATCTCAAATTATTGTCAGTTATGTTTGATTCTATCTGAATATCAGGATAATTGGCCGTATCCGGGCTCACATCCTGCTTAAACGCTTCGCTGATGTCAATGATAAATAAACCATCCATCATATCCGAAATCAGGATTTTTGTTTTTGTCAAAGGATAAACCCCCCATGCCCCGGCATAAGAAGCATCGTTTACGGTAGTTACGCATTCGTCGTAATATGCGATTCTTACAGGATGATAAGGGTCTTTTACATTATACACCTGTAATCCGTCAAAATAATAGCTGATATAAACCAAAGTGTCGACCCAGATCAAATTGTGTGGAACACTTTGGTTTGTTCCAAAACCAAACAGTGAAATTATTTCCAAATTATTAAAGTCCTCTGTTTTCAGAATTTTTATGCGTTTTCCATAAGTTTCATCTGCAAACACGTAGTATTTCCCATCCTCACTCCACCAACCCGAATGATTATATCCATTATCAGGATATCCTGACAATTGTTTTAAAACAGATATGTTGTTTCCGTTTTTTTTCATTATGAACAAACCTGAGTTGCCGTCATTGGCAAAGATGGTATCATTTCTTACATAAAAATCATGCACGCTCTCCGGGAGAAGCACATTATCCTTGGAAATCAAAACAGGCACTTCGGGATTGGCTAATGATAAAACAAAATAATTGTAACTTCCCGGATAATTTCCTGAACGAACAGACGCAGCATACAGGGTTGCCGTTGCTGAATCTATAAATATGTTGTGGCTACTGATTATCAAACTGTCGTGGTTATAAACCAGATGGACAGAATCGGGCAGATAGGAGTAATCAATGATTTGAAATGTTGAAAAACCTGCATCGGTCACAACATACAGATAGTTTTTATAAGATTTTATATCCCTATGAATGGGTAAATTATATACACCCGGCACAAAGTCAACTTCAAAAGCATTGGAAGGGTCGGTGACATCGATTATATGTGTTCCCAACGTTGAACCGATGATTGCATAATCTTTTCCTTTCCAATGTATTCCCCAAACATCATTATAAATATTAGGAACATAAGTAGCAGGCAGACCGGGTTTATACCAATGTCCTAATTTTACCGCGTTTAAAGAATCCTCCTGTGAATTTAGACATGGGATGATAAACAATAATACTAACAATGCTTTTAGCTTCATAAAATATAAAATTAACGAGCTTTTCGCAATGCCCTGCTAAGGTTATTATATTGCAATGTAAACTCTAATCCTCCACTGTAACGCGAGGCCTGTGCCAAAGAAGAAATATTCACATCATAACTAATATTGAACCAAAGGTCTCCAACCGAAAAACCAAAGGAAGGAATCAGCGCATCCTGATATCTGAAAGACAATCCAAAATACAAAGAGATTTCATTGTATCCATTCACTTTAGATGAGGATTCCTTAATTTTATTCCTTAAGAAAAAATTCATCAACAACTCCCTGTGAGGACCTTGTAAATAATAATACAGGGATGGCATGATGGCCAATTTGGTATTGGCAATATCACGATAATAAGACGCAAAAACAGATACTTTTCTATATAATTTGTCATTTCCGTTTTGCAAGAGTGTTATTTGTGGTTGGGTGATGTGATAAAAAGCAATGCCAAATTGGAAGTCGGTACGATTATTTTCCCAAAACCTGTTCATGGCCGTGCTGTATTGATAAACCATACCAAAAGCCACGTCGGCATAAGCAGGGCCGGACAAATTGTCAAATTCACCTGAATTGACATTGGGGTCAAAACCTTTACCATCGTATTGGTTGGCAAAAAACAATCTTGAAAAATCCGCTTTTCTTTGTCCTATTCCTCCTTGAAGGCCTGCCGACAAACGGTTATTGTCATCAAAAGGCACTGTACCCGAAATAGAAACGTTGAATTGCGTAAGACCGAGGTTGGCATCGCCGGCACGATCAGAATAAAAATCAAATCCTACTCCAAAAAATGCGTTTTGTCTTGGGCTATTAGGGTCCTTTAAAAACGACATATCAAAATTGCCTGCATAGGTTATGTAGGGCATAGTTACACTTTGCCACTGAGTCCGATATGCAGCGGCAGCATGCATTGTCGAATGACCGGTACCGGCCAAAGCCGGATTTAGGGATAACGAAAGCGCTTTTGGATTGGAAAAATGAAAATCTTGCCCTAATACAAAACAAGGATTCAGGACAATCACTGCAAAAATTATAAATAGAGCTGTTTTTTTCATAAAATTGCTTTTAACGTATCAATGTTATGTTGCCGGTTCGATTTATTTTTGTTCCGTCTTTTTTGGTAGCTTTCAATCTGTATACATACACCCCGGTATCAACAGGTTTGCCTTTATAGGTACCATCCCACCCTATGGAATAGTCATTGGTATAAAACACTTGTTCTCCCCATCTCGTGTAAATCCACAATTCAACACTGACAATATCTTTTTTCCCTAATAGATAAAGAATATCATTTTTACCGTCACCATTGGGAGAAAAAGCATTGGGCACAGCCAATTCTCCATTTAAAGATGGTGTTGTATCTTCAGGTGTCTCCACAGCTTTGAAATGGGCCACAACATGTTCGGGGAAGGTATCAATATCAAATTTTACAATCAATGAAGAATCGTTAGGGATAAAGGTATGTCCGTTTTTAAACTCCCAGTGGTCAAATACATAACCGTTTGATGCTTTGGCCTCCAAAATAGTATGAATACCTCCAAAATATTGAGCAGTAAAGGGATAATTTGGAGCCCAAATAGAATTAATTTTGACTTTCCCTGCACCGGCAGGACTGACATCGACAATCAAATCATATGGTCCTTTAACATTATAACAATTTTTCAGGCCCTGGTTGATTGAATCACATCTGGCCTGAATAAAGTTTTTCATATCTTGCACATTTTGTTGCCATCCGGCATATGTACCCTCCCCATTTGCTGATCTGCCCATTCATTTCCGGATCAATTTGAGCTATCAGGCTATCCAATATGGCCAGCATGGATGAGCAACTGAAATATGTATTGTTTAAATCGATAAAGCGTGTTATATATTCTTGCCGGAAAGTGTCATTGGCAAGCAAAGCATTGAGTATCGGAATATGACCTTGCCCACCGGGATCATTTAAACTTTCGGGATTACAGGGGTCTGCATTCGGGGCTGTAGAAGGAACCCCCGTATAATTGATGTAATGATCGAAGGTTGCATCCATATCCCACAAAACATATCGCCACTTTTTCTTGTCGCCATTGGGATTCAACCCTCTCCACCATGCCGTGTTCCAATTTAACCAGTCAGTGCAAACCACATAAGAATTCAATACTACATAATCTATCAAACTACCGACATTATAAACCTTTTTCACACTGTCATAATTTGACATAATTGCCATATTGTTGCTCAACACAAAATTTTTAAAATTATTCCAATCTGCCTGGGCTTGAGATCCACCATATTCCGACCATGTAGATCCCCAAGTTTTAAGATATTGCAACCAAATTGGCGAACCGCTGTATTTCTCATCCTGATCATAATAGTATGACGTAAAATCACTGTCATCGGCTTTTTCTCTTATCTCATATACTCCCCAATATTTACCATTGACATATAAGATGCAAGGTTCATAAATACGGTAATCCATTCTTAAATCAGCCAGGTGAGCCAATGTATGGACATAAGCATCACGAATATGGGCAGGCCCCAAATTGCCTCCCACGCCAAATGGATAATTATCATTGGCCGCTGCTTTAATGATTAACCGTTGAAAAGATTTTCTTTTACGATGGGTGAATATTTTGTCATTTACCCCATAATTGTATCCAAACTGGTCACGGGTAATGTAATCAAATCCCCTTTGAGCATATGCCCAAGAGTCATTTCCATGCTCGTTAAACTCTCCTACTGCCTCGGCTTTAAATGATTTTGTTCTATCAAAGTATTCAATACTCCCTTCGGGTTTAATTTGAGAACCATTCAAAAGGGTTTCTATTTGATCGCCGGCTATTGACAATACCGGCACTACATGAGATACATTGATAAAATAGGTATTGGTTTCAATAAAACTTGGCAATAAATTTGGGTCGGAACTAAAAGCCCTTGCTCTTAAAACGGTAGTTTGCGACACCGTTATGGGACCCGTATATTGAGTTGACGACTGAGTGGGTGTGCTTCCATCTGTTGTGTAATAAATGGTTGCATTGGCATCGCTGCATGTGATGGTGACAGTTTGAGAAGAAGTATAAAAACCCGCCTGAAGAGAAAATTGCGGTGTGGCTACATATCTTGTTTTACCACCGGAATTGGAAGCACCGGGAGTAGGAGTTGTAAACACATTCCAGGTCGAGGCGCCATCACTTGCTCTGCCCCAGGAGTGATTTTTCTGATGGCGTCTGATCCATATGGAATCTACCAGAGTTCCGGCAGAATTTGACAAGATAATATACTCTGTTCCTTTTGTTTGCGTCAGTTTAAAATTTGTGTGAGGTTCATTGTTTTGTATTGTATCCCTGCCCGAGCAATAAACCACCAAATATCCGTTAGGGGGAATTGAGATGGTAGAAAATCGCCATTTTAAAGGTTTGTTGGGGTTGTCGCTCAGATAATACCCGGATAAGTTTAAAGTTGAAGCAGATGTGTTATAAAGTTCAATCCAATCTTCATATTCTCCAAATTGATCTGTCGCAACCGAGATATTGGCAGCGCAATACTCATTAATTTTTACCTGTGCAAAAGCAGATTGGGATAAGACTAATATTAAAGGAAGTATCTTTTTAAACATAACAAATTTATTTTATACAAATCTACAATATTTTTTGACTTGTCAATTAATTTTAAGGTTGCATAATCAAAAAAATATAAGTTCAGGATTTTAGTGTAATTTTACAAAAAAATTGTGTCGAGTAGTTAATATGTTGACCAAAAAAATTAAGCAAATTAAATCATATTGCATATCCATTAACCAATACAAAAGGCTTCCCACCATCGAAGTGTCGATTGGTGATCTAAAAATGGGGGGAGCACACCCTATACGCATCCAGTCGATGACCACGACCGACACCATGAACACAAAGGCCACAGTTGAGCAGGCCATAAGAATGATAGAGGCCGGTTGTGAACTTGTCAGAATTACAGCGCCAAGTATAAAAGAAGCCGAAAACCTCAAAAACATAAAAGAAGAATTGAAAAAAAGAGGTTATCGCACGCCTATAGTTGCCGATATTCATTTTACCCCTAATGCAGCAATGGTAGCAGCCCGGCTGGTTGAAAAAGTCAGAATAAATCCCGGTAATTATGCCGACAAAAAAAAGTTTGAAATAATAGAATACACCGAAAAACAATATCAGGAAGAACTTGAAAAAATCAGGGAAAAGTTTTTGCCGCTGGTAAAAATTTGTAAAGAATACGGAACAGCCATGCGAATTGGCACCAATCACGGATCGCTCAGCGACCGTATCATGAGCCGCTATGGAGACACTCCCGAGGGAATGGTTGAGTCAGCTATGGAATTTGTAAGAATTTGTAAGGATGAAAACTTTCACAATATAGTACTTTCAATGAAAGCATCCAACCCGCAGGTGATGATACAAGCCTATCGCCTGCTGGTAGTAAAAATGCGTGAAGAAGGGACTCTTTATCCACTTCACCTGGGTGTTACGGAAGCCGGCGATGGCGAAGACGGCAGAATAAAATCTGCCGTGGGCATTGGCACTCTTTTGGAGGATGGCATTGGTGATACAATCCGTGTTTCGCTGACCGAAGATCCCGAAAATGAAATGCCTGTTGCCCGAAAACTTGCCATTCGTTATCCATTCTCCATCGACCTTCCCGAAATGGAAAAAATCACATTTAATCCATTTGCATACGAAAAAAGAGAAACCCATAATATTCAAAACATCATAGGAAGCGATCTTCACCCAATGGTATTCTCCCAAATACAATCTTCTCTCAATCATCCCGGAAAATTATTGGCACTTGGCTATGTTTACAATCCTGACTCTGATAAATGGAACATTAAAGACAATGCCGCTGATTATGTTTTGGTTCCTGATATTGACCTGAATATAAACTGGCCGGAAAACCTTAACTTCCTTATCAGTTCGCATAAATTGAAGGAATTCAAACATCCAAGAATTTTTCCGGTATACAATTCAATTACTGAATTTATTCAAACATCAACCATTCATCCCGACTTAAATTTCATAGTGCAAAATGTCGATAATCCGGAGGATTTTCCCGATGATTCATTGCTTCAAAAAAATAACATCGTTTGGATTTTGACCGGCCGGCTTGATCATCCTATGAAGGCCTGGAGAAATTTTATCAACTATCTGAATCTGAAGGGTTCAAAACAACCTGTTGTTTTTCAATACGAATCCGATATCAAAGATAAAGAAAGCTTTACTCTTTACGCTTCAACCGATTTAGGTGCTCTGTTCACATCCGGCATGGGCAATGGCGTATGGATCAGATCAAAACATTTCGACAATCAATTTCTCCTCCATCTGTCTTTTAATATTCTTCAAGCATGCCGTGAAAGAATATCAAAAACAGAATATATTGCCTGTCCATCTTGCGGTAGAACATTATTTGACCTGCAAGAAACAACACAAAAGATACGGGCAGCCACAGCTCATCTTAAAGGTTTGAAAATAGGCATTATGGGATGTATCGTCAATGGTCCCGGCGAGATGGCCGATGCCGACTATGGTTATGTTGGATCGGGCCCCGGAAAAATCACGTTATACAAGAAAAAAGAAATCGTGCAACGAAATGTACCTGAGGATCAAGCCGTAGATGCTCTAATAAACTTGATAAAATCTAATGGCGACTGGAAAGATCCCAACCAATGATACAAGTTTTAAAAAAATTACGAATATGGCTGAAATTACCAAACGTGTCGAAAGAATTATCCCGGGAAATTTTGACAATAAGATTCAATATCTCATCTATCTACGTCACCTTTTTGCTTATGAATATGCTCTTAGTTTTATACAAGAAAATGCAAATGTATTGGAAGTAGGTTGTGGAGAAGGTTATGGCACATTTTTCTTATCGAAGCATGCTAAAAAAGTTACCGGAATCGATGTAGACGAGGACTCCATTTTGGATGCCCGGAAGAAATATGAAGGGAATAATTGCTCTTTTCAAAAATACGATGGTTTTACAATACCCTTTGACGACAGCTCCTTTGATTTAATTGTATCTTTTCAAGTAATAGAACATGTGCAAAACGTCGACCGGTATTTAAAAGAAATTAAAAGAGTGTTGAAACCCGGAGGTACATTTTTATTGACAACTCCCAACCGACATTACCGGTTAAAACCGGGTCAAAAACCGTGGAACAGTTTTCATTTAAGGGAATATCTACCGGAGGAACTTGAAAAAGAACTGAAAAATATCTTTGATGATGCCAAAATAATTGGTATACGCGCACAGGATGAGATACAAAGGATTGAGTTTGAAAGAGTCAAAAAATATCGGGACGCCCCTTCTTTTTCACTAAAAAAACTAATTCCCGAATCTTTGAAAAAATGGATAGCCCATCGCATTTCGCGACTCAAAAAAAATAAACCAAATAATTCTCAAAATGCGTTTATGGATCTTTACAGCACTAAAGATTTTTATACAATATCATCTAATTTAAAAGAAGAAAGCATTGATCTATTAGGAATTTGTAAAAAATAAGTTTACAGACATATTAAAAAAATCAAAAAAACTTTCTTTTATTTTCTTCGATGACTTAATTGTTTAATTTTGTTGTAATTGAATGAACAAAATTTTAAAATATCCGTTTTTGATTCTATTGTTTCTCACGTTGCGATTATACGCCACACATAATCGCGCCGGAGAAATTACCTATCGCCATTTATACGGCAACACCTATGAAATAAAAATAGTAACTTATACTGATCCAAACAGCCCTGCCGACCGTCCTGAATTGGAAGTAAAATATTCCTGTGGAACAACCACACACGTCGATTCTGTGGAAAGGGATTCGATTGTGCCTACAAGCAATCCTTCCATACAAAGAAACGTATACATTACCACTTTCACTTTTACCGGGGCATGTACATGGACCATCAGCGTTACCGATCCAAACCGGAACGCCGGAATCGTGAATATTCCCAACTCAGTGGAACAACCATTCTATATTGAAACCAAATTGATCATAAACGGTTTTTTAGGGATAAATAATTCTCCTGTACTCTATTACCCTCCCATCGACAATGGATGTATCTATCAAATTTATCAGCACAATCCTGTAGCTTATGATCCCGATGGCGACAGCCTGGCATATTCACTCGTAGCTTGCAAGGGATACAATGGCAACACCTTGCCCGGTTACACTTTTCCACAAGCTTCAAATAGTTTGACTATCGATGCAAATGGCACAATGACTTGGAACACTCCCGTGATGCAGGGCGAATTCAATGTAGCCATTCTGATTACTGAATATCGTAATGGCTACATAATAGGAAGTGTATTAAGGGATATGCAAATCACCATTGGAAGTTGTACCAACCAACCTCCTGTGTTTAATCCTCTGCAAGATATTTGCGTAAGAGCAGGTGACCTGATAAATGTAAATATCAGTGCATCCGATCCCAACGGAGACAATTGCACAATTACCGCCCTGACTTCTAATACCAACGAACCCGGAAGCAATAATCCGTTTGCGGTTTCTCCTTCACCAGCAGTATTTAATCCTCCCGCCTCTCCTGCCCCAAGTGTTACCGGACAGTTTATTTGGCAAACTCTATGCGAACATGTATCTAAAAAATTATATAAAGCAGTATTCAAAGCCAATGATCTGAATTCGGCCAACCAACTTGTTACTTTCACAGCATTAAAGATTCAAGTCATTGGGCATCCGCCTGATTCGCTATGGCTGTCGCCCAACGGTGTTTCTATTGAAGTAAAATGGTCAAAAGACAGATGCCAGAATGTAGTCAAATATCTTGTGTATCGAAAAAACGGGCCAACAGGTTATATACCGGCTTATTGCGAAACAGGTATGCCTTCATCACTCGGTTATACTTTAATCGGAGAAACCAACAGCTGGTCTGATACCACATTTTTAGATGATAACAATGGTATCGGTCTCAATTACGGAGAAACATATTGCTACCGTATTGTGGCGGTTTATCCTGATGGGGCAGAAAGTTATATCTCAAAAGAGGTCTGTACAAACCTAAAATTTGATGTTCCTTTAATAACAAATGTAAGCGTCATAAACACTGATGCCACGTCCGGAAGTATCTATTTAAGATGGATGAAACCAACCGAACATGACACGTTGGCCTATCCCGGCCCATATAAATATCTTATTTACCGTGCTGATGGAAAAAACGGAAGCAATTATGTTCTGGTTGATTCCACTCTTTCAATCAACGACACTACTTATATTGACAACAATCTCAATACCAAAGATTCTGACTACAATTACAGATTGACATTTGTAGACATTAGTA
Encoded proteins:
- a CDS encoding peptidyl-prolyl cis-trans isomerase; translated protein: MKIYKLFFFVVIIFMFTSFNTYTEKRTKVKIETSMGTIVVELYNETPKHRDNFIKLVQKGFYDGTLFHRVIREFMIQGGDPDSKNAKKGAILGNGGPGYTIPAEFKPHLFHKKGALAAARLGDDINPKKESSGSQFYIVQGRKFTVDQLKMYEVRLKTKFSEEQIKAYTTLGGAPHLDGSYTVFGQVVNGLDVVDKIASVPTDQYDRPLEDVKVLSMKILK
- the ispG gene encoding 4-hydroxy-3-methylbut-2-en-1-yl diphosphate synthase (flavodoxin), with translation MLTKKIKQIKSYCISINQYKRLPTIEVSIGDLKMGGAHPIRIQSMTTTDTMNTKATVEQAIRMIEAGCELVRITAPSIKEAENLKNIKEELKKRGYRTPIVADIHFTPNAAMVAARLVEKVRINPGNYADKKKFEIIEYTEKQYQEELEKIREKFLPLVKICKEYGTAMRIGTNHGSLSDRIMSRYGDTPEGMVESAMEFVRICKDENFHNIVLSMKASNPQVMIQAYRLLVVKMREEGTLYPLHLGVTEAGDGEDGRIKSAVGIGTLLEDGIGDTIRVSLTEDPENEMPVARKLAIRYPFSIDLPEMEKITFNPFAYEKRETHNIQNIIGSDLHPMVFSQIQSSLNHPGKLLALGYVYNPDSDKWNIKDNAADYVLVPDIDLNINWPENLNFLISSHKLKEFKHPRIFPVYNSITEFIQTSTIHPDLNFIVQNVDNPEDFPDDSLLQKNNIVWILTGRLDHPMKAWRNFINYLNLKGSKQPVVFQYESDIKDKESFTLYASTDLGALFTSGMGNGVWIRSKHFDNQFLLHLSFNILQACRERISKTEYIACPSCGRTLFDLQETTQKIRAATAHLKGLKIGIMGCIVNGPGEMADADYGYVGSGPGKITLYKKKEIVQRNVPEDQAVDALINLIKSNGDWKDPNQ
- the pheS gene encoding phenylalanine--tRNA ligase alpha subunit, yielding MSLIKNIADLSSQALNEKINTAKDLEDYRIKWLGNNGIIKSLYAELKNIDPAHKKEAGKAINELRSLVEERIQGLKKNLDSTAQIKNLPDFTLKATLHEQGCQHPITIVTRKIIDIFKEIGFDVSTGPEIEDDWHNFSALNFPEDHPARDMQDTFFLKNFPLLLRTHTSSVQIRVMENQKPPIRTLSPGRVYRNEAISARAHCFFHQVEGLYVDKKVSFMDLKNTLNYFAKRMFGDIAQTRWRPSYFPFTEPSAEVDVSCTICNGKGCNVCKYSGWLEILGCGMVDPQVLNNCQIDTDLYSGFAFGMGVERIAQLLYRVSDIRMYSENDIRFLQKFKPSIL